From Micromonospora echinospora, one genomic window encodes:
- the atpB gene encoding F0F1 ATP synthase subunit A: MTELPTYAAADIRAAEFPPGVDSFNYRSLIPGFEGTAWEPAFTKIALLVWVAAAIAILFFLISYRNPQLVPTKRQWMAESVYGLARDNIAKDIIGHQGVRFAPYLASLFVFILLLNIWGIFPFAQISPSSHIAFPIVLAASSWLVYVGVGIRKHGFFGYIKASCWVSGAPLWVQPILVPIEFVSNLVLRPVTLAVRLFANMFAGHMILLVFTLGGVALLNAESIFIKPVALLSWAMAILMTFFELGILILQAYVFTLLTATYLQSSLADDH; the protein is encoded by the coding sequence TTGACTGAGCTGCCGACCTATGCCGCCGCGGACATCCGGGCGGCGGAGTTCCCCCCCGGCGTTGACAGCTTCAACTACCGCAGCCTGATTCCCGGCTTCGAGGGGACGGCCTGGGAGCCGGCCTTCACCAAGATCGCCCTGCTGGTCTGGGTCGCGGCCGCGATCGCCATTCTCTTCTTCCTGATCAGCTACCGGAACCCGCAGCTGGTCCCGACGAAGCGGCAGTGGATGGCCGAGTCGGTCTACGGCCTGGCCCGGGACAACATCGCCAAGGACATCATCGGGCACCAGGGCGTGCGCTTCGCGCCGTACCTCGCCTCGCTCTTCGTCTTCATCCTGCTGCTGAACATCTGGGGCATCTTCCCGTTCGCGCAGATCTCGCCGAGCTCGCACATCGCCTTCCCGATTGTCCTGGCCGCCTCCAGCTGGCTGGTCTACGTCGGGGTCGGCATCCGCAAGCACGGCTTCTTCGGCTACATCAAGGCCAGCTGCTGGGTCAGCGGCGCACCGCTCTGGGTCCAGCCGATCCTGGTGCCGATCGAGTTCGTGTCGAACCTGGTGCTGCGCCCGGTCACCCTCGCGGTCCGGTTGTTCGCCAACATGTTCGCCGGCCACATGATCCTGCTGGTCTTCACCCTCGGCGGCGTCGCGCTGCTCAACGCGGAGTCGATCTTCATCAAGCCGGTCGCCCTGCTCAGCTGGGCCATGGCGATCCTGATGACGTTCTTCGAGCTGGGCATCCTGATCCTGCAGGCGTACGTGTTCACCCTGCTGACCGCGACCTACCTGCAGTCCTCGCTCGCCGACGACCACTGA
- the atpE gene encoding ATP synthase F0 subunit C, which translates to MFLAEISGNVNVIGYGIAALGPGIGVGLVFAAYIQATARQPESAGLTRVYMFMGFAVVEALALLGLVLAFALQG; encoded by the coding sequence ATGTTCCTGGCCGAGATCTCAGGCAACGTCAACGTCATCGGCTATGGCATCGCGGCGCTCGGCCCGGGCATCGGTGTGGGTCTGGTGTTCGCCGCCTACATCCAGGCGACCGCCCGCCAGCCGGAGAGCGCCGGCCTGACCCGGGTCTACATGTTCATGGGCTTCGCCGTGGTCGAGGCGCTGGCCCTGCTCGGTCTGGTCCTCGCGTTCGCCCTCCAGGGCTGA
- a CDS encoding F0F1 ATP synthase subunit B, with protein MYLAAEEGGNILLPPLAEIIVGLVAFGLVLWVLSKFVFPRMEAMYQARVDAIEGGIKRAEAAQAEANQLLEQYRAQLAEARTDAAKIRDDARADAEGIRQDVLAKAREESDRIIAAGKEQLAAERATIVRELRTEVGTIAVELASKIVGESLADEARRKGTVERFLTDLESTGAR; from the coding sequence ATGTACCTAGCAGCGGAAGAGGGCGGGAACATCCTGCTCCCGCCCCTGGCTGAGATCATCGTCGGTCTCGTCGCGTTCGGCCTCGTCCTCTGGGTCCTGAGCAAGTTCGTCTTCCCCCGTATGGAAGCGATGTACCAGGCCCGGGTCGACGCCATCGAGGGTGGCATCAAGCGTGCCGAGGCCGCCCAGGCCGAGGCGAACCAGCTCCTTGAGCAGTACCGCGCGCAGCTCGCGGAGGCGCGCACCGACGCTGCCAAGATCCGGGACGACGCCCGGGCCGACGCGGAGGGCATCCGGCAGGACGTCCTCGCCAAGGCGCGGGAGGAGTCCGACCGGATCATCGCGGCCGGCAAGGAGCAGCTCGCCGCCGAGCGGGCCACCATCGTGCGCGAGCTGCGTACCGAGGTCGGCACCATCGCGGTCGAGCTGGCCAGCAAGATCGTCGGGGAGTCGCTGGCCGACGAGGCCCGTCGCAAGGGCACCGTCGAGCGGTTCCTCACCGACCTCGAGAGCACGGGGGCCCGCTGA
- a CDS encoding F0F1 ATP synthase subunit delta: MQAASRESYRAAVEHLTTHTRGAQPDAVVATANDLLAVAGLLRREPRLRRALSEPARSGADRAGLLGDMLRGKIDAAALDLLATLVSGRWSAPSELLDGAERLGVEALLASADAAGDLGEVEDELFRFGQVVAAEPALAAALGDATAPVEQRAALARDLLAGKARPITVRLVEVALSGFGGRSLAGSLSRLVELVGERRDRQIAYVTVAAPLTEDEERRLGARLAAIYGREVSVKQTVDPGVLGGASVRVGSDLYDGTVLRRLNETRNALAKR; the protein is encoded by the coding sequence ATGCAGGCCGCCAGCCGGGAGTCGTACCGCGCCGCCGTCGAGCACCTGACGACGCACACGCGCGGCGCGCAGCCGGACGCCGTGGTCGCCACCGCGAACGACCTGCTCGCCGTGGCGGGTCTGCTGCGGCGGGAGCCCCGGCTGCGCCGGGCGCTCTCCGAGCCGGCCCGGTCCGGCGCGGACCGGGCCGGGCTCCTCGGCGACATGCTGCGGGGCAAGATCGACGCGGCCGCCCTCGACCTGCTGGCCACCCTGGTCTCCGGCCGCTGGTCGGCACCGTCGGAACTGCTCGACGGCGCCGAGCGGCTCGGGGTGGAGGCGCTGCTCGCCAGCGCCGACGCCGCCGGTGACCTGGGCGAGGTCGAGGACGAGCTGTTCCGCTTCGGTCAGGTCGTCGCCGCCGAGCCGGCGCTCGCCGCAGCGCTGGGCGACGCGACGGCCCCGGTCGAGCAGCGGGCCGCCCTGGCCCGGGACCTGCTCGCCGGCAAGGCCCGCCCGATTACCGTCCGCCTCGTCGAGGTGGCGCTGAGCGGGTTCGGCGGGCGCTCCCTGGCCGGCTCGCTCAGCCGGTTGGTCGAGCTGGTCGGCGAGCGTCGCGACCGGCAGATCGCCTACGTGACCGTGGCCGCCCCGTTGACCGAGGACGAGGAGCGCCGACTGGGTGCCCGCCTCGCCGCGATATACGGTCGGGAGGTCTCCGTCAAGCAGACGGTGGATCCCGGAGTCCTCGGTGGGGCGAGCGTGCGGGTCGGCTCCGACCTGTACGACGGCACCGTCCTGCGCCGCCTCAACGAGACCCGCAACGCGCTCGCGAAGCGCTGA
- the atpA gene encoding F0F1 ATP synthase subunit alpha, producing MAELTISTEEIRGALERYVSSYSPDVSREEVGTVADTGDGIAHVEGLPSTMTNELLEFEDGTLGVALNLDVREIGVVVLGDSAKLEEGQRVKRTGRVLSVPVGDAFLGRVVNALGQPIDGLGDIANEGFRELELQAPNVMSRQSVEEPLQTGIKAVDAMTPIGRGQRQLIIGDRKTGKTTVALDTILNQRDNWRTGDPKKQVRCIYVAIGQKASTIASIKGILEEAGAMEYTTIVASPASDPAGFKYLAPYTGSSIGQHWMYGGKHVLIVFDDLSKQAEAYRAVSLLLRRPPGREAYPGDVFYLHSRLLERCAKLSDELGGGSMTGLPIIETKANDISAFIPTNVISITDGQIFLETDLFNQGVRPAINVGTSVSRVGGAAQVKPMKKVAGSLRLNLAQYRELEAFAAFASDLDRASRAQLERGARLVELLKQPNYSPYAVQEQVVSVWAGTEGKLDDVPVGEIRRFESEFLQHLRHRHEGVLAGIADNKWDDEIIGSLDRAISEFKQSFLSKADEPRINEAPAKPMEGEVDREKVTRYSGDDVEKQ from the coding sequence ATGGCCGAGCTGACCATCTCGACGGAGGAGATCCGCGGCGCCCTGGAGCGCTACGTCTCCTCCTACTCGCCCGACGTCTCCCGCGAGGAGGTCGGCACCGTCGCCGACACCGGTGACGGCATCGCCCACGTCGAGGGCCTCCCCTCGACCATGACCAACGAGCTCCTGGAGTTCGAGGACGGCACGCTCGGCGTGGCGCTGAACCTCGACGTCCGGGAGATCGGTGTCGTCGTCCTCGGCGACTCCGCCAAGCTCGAGGAGGGGCAGCGCGTCAAGCGCACCGGCCGGGTGCTCTCGGTGCCGGTCGGCGACGCCTTCCTCGGCCGCGTGGTCAACGCCCTGGGCCAGCCGATCGACGGCCTCGGCGACATCGCCAACGAGGGCTTCCGTGAGCTGGAGCTCCAGGCCCCGAACGTGATGTCCCGGCAGTCGGTGGAGGAGCCGCTCCAGACCGGTATCAAGGCGGTCGACGCCATGACGCCGATCGGTCGGGGCCAGCGGCAGCTGATCATCGGTGACCGGAAGACCGGCAAGACCACGGTCGCCCTGGACACCATCCTCAACCAGCGGGACAACTGGCGCACCGGCGACCCGAAGAAGCAGGTCCGCTGCATCTACGTCGCCATCGGGCAGAAGGCCTCCACGATCGCCTCGATCAAGGGCATCCTGGAGGAGGCGGGCGCGATGGAGTACACCACCATCGTCGCGTCGCCCGCCTCCGACCCGGCCGGCTTCAAGTACCTCGCCCCCTACACCGGCTCGTCCATCGGGCAGCACTGGATGTACGGCGGCAAGCACGTCCTGATCGTCTTCGACGACCTGAGCAAGCAGGCCGAGGCCTACCGCGCGGTCTCGCTGCTGCTGCGCCGCCCGCCGGGCCGTGAGGCGTACCCGGGTGACGTCTTCTACCTGCACTCCCGGCTGCTGGAGCGCTGCGCGAAGCTCTCCGACGAGCTGGGTGGCGGCTCGATGACCGGTCTGCCGATCATCGAGACGAAGGCCAACGACATCTCGGCCTTCATCCCGACCAACGTCATCTCGATCACCGACGGTCAGATCTTCCTCGAGACCGACCTGTTCAACCAGGGCGTCCGCCCGGCGATCAACGTCGGTACCTCGGTCTCCCGGGTGGGTGGCGCCGCGCAGGTCAAGCCGATGAAGAAGGTCGCCGGCTCGCTGCGGCTCAACCTGGCGCAGTACCGCGAGCTGGAGGCGTTCGCCGCCTTCGCCTCCGACCTGGACCGGGCCTCCCGGGCCCAGCTGGAGCGCGGTGCCCGCCTGGTCGAGCTGCTCAAGCAGCCGAACTACTCGCCGTACGCGGTGCAGGAGCAGGTCGTCTCGGTCTGGGCCGGCACCGAGGGCAAGCTGGACGACGTCCCGGTCGGCGAGATCCGCCGCTTCGAGTCGGAGTTCCTCCAGCACCTGCGGCACCGGCACGAGGGTGTCCTGGCCGGCATCGCCGACAACAAGTGGGACGACGAGATCATCGGTTCGCTCGACCGGGCTATCAGCGAGTTCAAGCAGTCCTTCCTCAGCAAGGCGGACGAGCCCCGGATCAACGAGGCCCCGGCCAAGCCGATGGAGGGCGAGGTGGACCGCGAGAAGGTCACCCGCTACAGCGGCGACGACGTCGAGAAGCAGTAG
- a CDS encoding F0F1 ATP synthase subunit gamma, with amino-acid sequence MAAQVRVLRQRIRSAKGMKKITKAMELVATSRIAKAQTRVAASLPYAQAITGVLTALASNARIDHPLLTPRERVRRAGVLLVTSDRGLAGGYSSNAIKMAESLVARLQAEGKEPVLYVIGRKGVGFYKFRNRPVEASWTGFSEQPDFASAREVGETLIRAFAAGADDVDGGAGPDGVRGVDELHIVYTEFKSLITQVPVAKVIGPMQIEDRPRSEGLLPAYEFEPDAEALLDALLPKYINTRIYAALLESAASESAARRRAMKSATDNAEEMIEKYTREMNSARQAGITQEISEIVGGANALAASGSEV; translated from the coding sequence ATGGCGGCCCAGGTACGCGTTCTTCGTCAACGGATCCGCTCGGCGAAGGGGATGAAGAAGATCACCAAGGCGATGGAGCTCGTGGCCACGAGCCGCATCGCCAAGGCCCAGACCCGGGTGGCGGCATCCCTGCCGTACGCCCAGGCCATCACCGGCGTGCTCACGGCGCTGGCCTCCAACGCGCGGATCGACCACCCGCTGCTCACCCCGCGTGAGCGGGTGCGGCGGGCGGGCGTCCTGCTGGTGACCTCCGACCGGGGCCTGGCCGGCGGTTACAGCTCCAACGCGATCAAGATGGCGGAGTCGCTGGTCGCCCGGTTGCAGGCCGAGGGCAAGGAGCCCGTGCTCTACGTCATCGGCCGCAAGGGCGTCGGCTTCTACAAGTTCCGTAACCGGCCGGTCGAGGCGAGCTGGACGGGCTTCTCGGAGCAGCCGGACTTCGCCTCCGCCCGCGAGGTGGGCGAGACCCTGATCCGGGCGTTCGCGGCCGGTGCGGACGACGTCGACGGCGGGGCCGGACCGGACGGCGTGCGCGGGGTGGACGAGCTGCACATCGTCTACACCGAGTTCAAGTCCCTCATCACCCAGGTCCCGGTGGCGAAGGTCATCGGTCCGATGCAGATCGAGGACCGGCCCCGGTCCGAGGGTCTGCTGCCGGCCTACGAGTTCGAGCCGGATGCGGAGGCGCTGCTCGACGCGCTGCTGCCGAAGTACATCAACACGCGGATCTACGCGGCGTTGCTGGAGTCGGCGGCGAGCGAGTCGGCGGCGCGGCGGCGGGCGATGAAGAGCGCCACCGACAACGCCGAAGAGATGATCGAGAAGTACACGCGGGAGATGAACTCGGCTCGTCAGGCCGGGATCACCCAGGAGATCAGCGAGATCGTCGGCGGCGCGAACGCGCTCGCCGCGTCGGGAAGTGAAGTGTGA
- the atpD gene encoding F0F1 ATP synthase subunit beta: MTAPVETKTATGRVVRVIGPVVDAEFPRDAMPALFNALHVDVTLSGGEKTLTLEVAQHLGDNLVRAISMQPTDGLVRGAEVRDSGSPIKVPVGDAVKGRVFNAIGECLNLPEGETLQADDHWVIHRKAPAFADLEPKTEMLETGIKVIDLLAPYVKGGKIGLFGGAGVGKTVLIQEMITRVARNFGGTSVFAGVGERTREGNDLIAEMTESGVIDKTALVYGQMDEPPGTRLRVALSALTMAEYFRDVQKQEVLLFIDNIFRFTQAGSEVSTLLGRMPSAVGYQPTLADEMGELQERITSVRGQAITSMQAIYVPADDYTDPAPATTFAHLDATTNLERSISDKGIYPAVDPLASSSRILAPEFVGAEHFAVATEVKRILQKYKDLQDIIAILGIEELSEEDKLTVGRARRIERFLSQNTYAAEQFTGVPGSTVPIKETIEAFKKISEGEYDHFPEQAFFMCGGLEDLERKAAELMKEG; encoded by the coding sequence ATGACTGCCCCAGTAGAGACCAAGACGGCCACGGGTCGCGTGGTCCGGGTCATCGGCCCGGTCGTCGACGCCGAGTTCCCGCGCGACGCCATGCCGGCCCTGTTCAACGCCCTGCACGTCGACGTGACGCTCTCCGGCGGCGAGAAGACGCTGACCCTGGAGGTCGCCCAGCACCTGGGTGACAACCTGGTCCGCGCGATCTCGATGCAGCCGACCGACGGCCTGGTCCGCGGTGCCGAGGTGCGCGACAGCGGCTCGCCGATCAAGGTGCCGGTGGGTGACGCGGTCAAGGGCCGGGTCTTCAACGCCATCGGCGAGTGCCTCAACCTGCCCGAGGGGGAGACCCTCCAGGCCGACGACCACTGGGTTATCCACCGCAAGGCCCCGGCCTTCGCGGACCTGGAGCCGAAGACCGAGATGCTGGAGACCGGCATCAAGGTCATCGACCTGCTCGCCCCGTACGTCAAGGGCGGCAAGATCGGCCTGTTCGGTGGCGCGGGCGTGGGCAAGACGGTGCTCATCCAGGAGATGATCACCCGGGTGGCCCGGAACTTCGGTGGCACCTCGGTCTTCGCCGGCGTGGGGGAGCGGACCCGTGAGGGCAACGACCTCATCGCCGAGATGACCGAGTCCGGCGTCATCGACAAGACCGCGCTGGTCTACGGCCAGATGGACGAGCCGCCGGGCACCCGGCTGCGGGTCGCCCTCTCCGCGCTGACCATGGCGGAGTACTTCCGCGACGTGCAGAAGCAGGAGGTGCTGCTCTTCATCGACAACATCTTCCGCTTCACCCAGGCCGGCTCCGAGGTCTCCACCCTGCTCGGCCGGATGCCGAGCGCGGTGGGCTACCAGCCGACCCTGGCCGACGAGATGGGCGAGCTCCAGGAGCGGATCACCTCCGTCCGGGGCCAGGCCATCACCTCGATGCAGGCGATCTACGTGCCGGCGGACGACTACACCGACCCCGCTCCGGCCACCACCTTCGCCCACCTCGACGCCACCACCAACCTGGAGCGGTCGATCTCCGACAAGGGCATCTACCCGGCGGTGGACCCGCTGGCGTCCTCGTCCCGGATCCTCGCCCCGGAGTTCGTCGGCGCCGAGCACTTCGCGGTCGCGACCGAGGTCAAGCGGATCCTCCAGAAGTACAAGGACCTGCAGGACATCATCGCGATCCTCGGTATCGAGGAGCTCTCCGAGGAGGACAAGCTCACCGTCGGCCGGGCCCGGCGGATCGAGCGCTTCCTGTCGCAGAACACCTACGCCGCCGAGCAGTTCACCGGCGTGCCGGGCTCGACGGTCCCGATCAAGGAGACCATCGAGGCGTTCAAGAAGATCAGCGAGGGCGAGTACGACCACTTCCCCGAGCAGGCCTTCTTCATGTGCGGCGGCCTCGAGGACCTGGAGCGCAAGGCCGCGGAGCTGATGAAGGAGGGCTGA
- a CDS encoding LCP family protein codes for MYVARSGKRGARSSVWAGVPRWARLCTVFGTVLLMLSGAVLVGYEALLSRYEGSVGKGDLFGDQAAGAQEKRKEIKGPLNILLVGVDPRKPEDPPLADSIMIMHIPVEMDRAYLFSMPRDLRVEIPAFAKSGFDGGTDKLNAAMSYGSRVSGRNPDANLGFELLATTIQKETGIARFDAGAIINFNGFKKIVDAMGGVEMYIEREVRSEHREPDGTHREPRPGGGGYLGPQAVYPKGTQRLEGWQALDYVRQRYPKNGVPDGDYGRQRHQQQFVKAMAGQAFSADVVTNPIKLDRVLRAAGESLVFSGRGNSIVDFAFALKDLRPDAIQMVKLPAEGIGTGSAYRGERFLPEAAEFFTSLHNGTVDAFMLEHPDFQNKTK; via the coding sequence ATGTACGTGGCTCGGAGCGGTAAGCGGGGCGCGAGGTCGTCCGTGTGGGCGGGGGTGCCCCGGTGGGCCCGGTTGTGCACGGTGTTCGGCACCGTGCTGCTGATGCTCAGCGGTGCGGTGCTGGTGGGCTACGAGGCCCTGCTCAGCCGCTACGAAGGCTCGGTCGGCAAGGGTGACCTCTTCGGCGACCAGGCAGCCGGCGCGCAGGAGAAGCGCAAGGAGATCAAGGGCCCGCTCAACATCCTGCTGGTCGGCGTGGACCCGCGCAAGCCGGAGGACCCGCCGCTCGCCGACTCGATCATGATCATGCACATCCCGGTCGAGATGGACCGGGCGTACCTCTTCTCGATGCCGCGCGACCTGCGGGTGGAGATTCCCGCGTTCGCCAAGTCCGGATTCGACGGGGGCACCGACAAGCTCAACGCCGCGATGTCGTACGGCAGCCGGGTCTCCGGTCGGAACCCGGACGCGAACCTCGGCTTCGAGCTGCTCGCCACCACCATCCAGAAGGAGACCGGCATCGCCCGCTTCGACGCCGGGGCGATCATCAACTTCAACGGGTTCAAGAAGATCGTCGACGCGATGGGCGGCGTCGAGATGTACATCGAGCGGGAGGTGCGCTCCGAGCACCGCGAGCCGGACGGCACCCACCGTGAACCCCGGCCGGGCGGCGGGGGTTACCTCGGTCCGCAGGCGGTCTACCCGAAGGGCACCCAGCGGCTGGAGGGGTGGCAGGCGCTCGACTACGTCCGGCAGCGTTACCCGAAGAACGGCGTGCCCGACGGCGACTACGGCCGCCAGCGCCACCAGCAGCAGTTCGTCAAGGCCATGGCGGGTCAGGCGTTCAGCGCGGACGTGGTGACCAACCCGATCAAGCTGGACCGGGTGCTCCGGGCCGCCGGCGAGTCGCTGGTCTTCAGCGGTCGCGGGAACAGCATCGTCGACTTCGCGTTCGCCCTCAAGGACCTGCGGCCGGACGCGATCCAGATGGTCAAGCTGCCGGCGGAGGGCATCGGCACCGGGTCGGCCTACCGGGGCGAACGGTTCCTGCCCGAGGCGGCCGAGTTCTTCACCTCGCTGCACAACGGGACGGTCGACGCGTTCATGCTCGAACACCCCGATTTCCAGAACAAGACCAAGTAG
- a CDS encoding F0F1 ATP synthase subunit epsilon, translated as MAQQLHVELVAVEEKVWSGEAEMVVARTTEGELGVLAGHAPLLGQLAEPGQVRIKLPGGGQVAYEVAGGFLSVSREGVTVLAESATPVSGAQSH; from the coding sequence GTGGCACAGCAGCTTCACGTCGAGCTCGTAGCCGTCGAGGAGAAGGTCTGGTCCGGCGAGGCCGAGATGGTCGTCGCCCGGACGACCGAGGGTGAGCTGGGTGTCCTGGCCGGCCACGCACCGCTGCTCGGCCAGCTCGCCGAGCCCGGTCAGGTCCGGATCAAGCTGCCCGGCGGCGGACAGGTCGCCTACGAGGTGGCCGGCGGCTTCCTCTCGGTGTCCCGCGAGGGCGTCACGGTGCTCGCGGAGAGCGCCACCCCGGTCTCCGGCGCGCAGAGCCACTGA
- a CDS encoding DUF2550 domain-containing protein — MEIVEGIGIGLAVFVVAVLILFLRRALVTRTGGTIRLHVRVSTLLDGRGWSPGFGRFAGDELRWYRMFSFAIRPKRVLSRETLVVRRRRLPEGQERFSMPADWVILNCTSQQTPIEIAMERSTVTGFLSWLEAAPPGAVSPRLAHQDWPAA, encoded by the coding sequence ATGGAGATCGTGGAAGGGATCGGAATCGGCCTCGCCGTCTTCGTCGTGGCGGTTCTGATCCTCTTCCTCCGGCGGGCCCTGGTGACCCGCACCGGCGGCACCATCCGGCTCCACGTCCGGGTCTCCACCCTGCTTGACGGTCGGGGCTGGTCGCCCGGATTCGGTCGGTTCGCCGGTGACGAACTCCGGTGGTACCGGATGTTCAGCTTCGCCATCCGCCCCAAGCGGGTGCTCTCTCGGGAGACCCTGGTGGTGCGCCGACGGCGGCTCCCCGAGGGCCAGGAGCGCTTCTCCATGCCCGCCGACTGGGTGATCCTGAACTGTACGAGCCAGCAGACCCCGATCGAGATCGCCATGGAGCGTTCCACGGTCACCGGATTCCTTTCCTGGCTCGAGGCCGCCCCGCCCGGGGCGGTCTCGCCGCGTCTGGCCCACCAGGACTGGCCCGCCGCCTGA
- a CDS encoding cob(I)yrinic acid a,c-diamide adenosyltransferase yields the protein MAVHLTRIYTRAGDAGTTRLSNNEQVAKTDPRIAAYADVDECNAAIGVALALGQLSEELRSVLASIQNDLFDVGADLATPVEPEPEYPPLRVTEGYVERLEGWCDEFNARLGKLDSFILPGGTAGAALLHVARTVARRAERAAWGLVSHDPERTSTLPAKYLNRLSDLLFILARTANPDGDVLWVPGGKR from the coding sequence ATGGCCGTCCACCTCACGCGCATCTACACCAGGGCCGGCGACGCCGGCACGACCAGGCTGAGCAACAACGAGCAGGTAGCGAAGACCGATCCGCGGATCGCGGCGTACGCCGACGTCGACGAGTGCAACGCGGCGATCGGGGTGGCGCTGGCCCTGGGCCAGCTGTCGGAGGAACTGCGGTCGGTCCTGGCCTCGATCCAGAACGACCTCTTCGACGTCGGCGCCGACCTGGCCACCCCGGTCGAACCGGAGCCGGAGTACCCACCGCTCCGGGTGACCGAGGGGTACGTGGAGCGCTTGGAGGGCTGGTGCGACGAGTTCAACGCACGCCTGGGCAAGCTCGACTCCTTCATTCTCCCCGGCGGAACCGCCGGCGCGGCGTTGCTGCACGTGGCTCGGACCGTCGCCCGGCGCGCAGAGCGGGCGGCATGGGGCTTGGTCAGCCACGATCCCGAACGAACCAGCACTCTTCCGGCAAAGTATCTCAACCGGCTCTCCGATCTGCTCTTCATCCTGGCAAGAACGGCAAATCCGGACGGCGATGTGCTATGGGTTCCCGGCGGTAAGCGCTGA
- the murA gene encoding UDP-N-acetylglucosamine 1-carboxyvinyltransferase: MTHSLRIPDLTMPARPEPIVPTRTGPGPGDAGDLALRDVDVIRVRGGARLAGTVHVVGAKNSALKLMAAALLAPGRSVITNVPRITDIAIMGEVLRRLGCDVRFDDDDPVDPMVAHGGVARSRSVTIDVPDQPGSEADYDLVRRLRASICVLGPLLARRGYVRVAHPGGDAIGSRGLDMHVSGLTRMGAEISGEHGFVIASAPDGLHGAEIVLDFPSVGATENLLMAAVLARGGTVIENAAREPEIVDICSMLIRMGARISGEGTSTIEIEGVPDLAPVRHATVGDRIVAGTWAFGAAMTRGDVTVTGVDPAFLEIALDKLVSAGSLVETRPDAFRVRTDDRPAAVDVVTLPYPGFATDLLPMAIGLASVSDGASLITENIFDGRFMFANEMMRLGADIKTDGHHAVVRGRERLSGAPVRATDIRAGAGLIIAGLCADGDTEVSHVHHVDRGYPDFVADLRALGVEVERDRTPEEPALTI; this comes from the coding sequence ATGACGCACAGCCTACGGATACCTGACCTGACGATGCCGGCCCGACCGGAGCCGATCGTCCCGACCCGGACGGGCCCGGGGCCCGGTGACGCGGGCGATCTGGCCCTCCGGGACGTCGATGTGATCCGGGTCCGGGGCGGCGCCCGGCTCGCCGGCACGGTGCACGTCGTCGGGGCGAAGAACTCCGCCCTGAAGCTGATGGCCGCCGCGCTGCTCGCCCCCGGACGAAGCGTGATCACCAACGTTCCCCGGATCACCGACATCGCGATCATGGGGGAGGTGCTGCGCCGGCTCGGCTGCGACGTCCGTTTCGACGACGACGATCCGGTCGATCCGATGGTCGCGCACGGCGGGGTGGCCCGGTCCCGCTCGGTCACCATCGACGTGCCGGACCAGCCCGGCTCCGAAGCCGACTACGACCTGGTACGCCGCCTGCGCGCCTCCATCTGCGTGCTCGGCCCGCTGCTCGCCCGCCGGGGGTACGTGCGGGTCGCGCACCCGGGCGGGGACGCGATCGGCTCCCGGGGGCTCGACATGCACGTCTCCGGGCTCACCCGGATGGGTGCCGAGATCTCCGGCGAGCACGGGTTCGTCATCGCCTCCGCGCCGGACGGACTGCACGGTGCCGAGATCGTCCTCGACTTCCCCAGCGTCGGCGCGACCGAGAACCTGTTGATGGCCGCGGTGCTCGCCCGGGGCGGGACGGTGATCGAGAACGCCGCCCGTGAGCCGGAGATCGTCGACATCTGCTCGATGCTGATCCGGATGGGCGCGCGGATCTCCGGCGAGGGGACCTCGACCATCGAGATCGAGGGCGTACCGGACCTGGCCCCGGTCCGGCACGCCACGGTGGGGGACCGGATCGTCGCCGGGACGTGGGCGTTCGGCGCCGCGATGACCCGGGGGGACGTCACGGTCACCGGGGTCGACCCGGCCTTCCTGGAGATCGCGCTGGACAAGCTGGTCTCCGCCGGGAGCCTGGTGGAGACCCGGCCGGACGCCTTCCGCGTCCGGACGGACGACCGGCCGGCCGCGGTGGACGTGGTGACCCTGCCGTATCCGGGTTTCGCCACCGACCTGCTGCCGATGGCGATCGGACTCGCCTCGGTCAGCGACGGGGCGTCCCTGATCACCGAGAACATCTTCGACGGCCGGTTCATGTTCGCCAACGAGATGATGCGGCTCGGCGCGGACATCAAGACCGACGGCCACCACGCGGTGGTCCGTGGCCGGGAACGGCTCTCCGGAGCACCGGTCCGGGCCACCGACATCCGGGCCGGAGCCGGCCTGATCATCGCGGGACTCTGCGCCGACGGGGACACTGAGGTCTCCCACGTGCACCACGTGGACCGGGGCTACCCCGACTTCGTCGCCGACCTGCGGGCCCTCGGGGTCGAGGTGGAACGGGACCGGACACCGGAGGAGCCCGCGCTTACCATCTGA